Proteins encoded by one window of Musa acuminata AAA Group cultivar baxijiao chromosome BXJ2-9, Cavendish_Baxijiao_AAA, whole genome shotgun sequence:
- the LOC103999578 gene encoding protein LHCP TRANSLOCATION DEFECT-like — MASIPCSIYLYPSSSLGTTNSSSSSSTALRSVERPRSPFLAIRRSLGWLMASRLRAKVGPCDAGSGTATGVDAEGAGIYGSQSRDDFSRYDVEQYFEHMGMLAAEGSYDKMEALLDQKIHPVDILLMAAASEGDKPKIEELLRAGAKYDVRDGEGRTGLERAAGDEIKQLILQLSVRRL; from the exons ATGGCTTCCATTCCTTGCAGCATTTATCTCTACCCTTCTTCCTCCTTAGGCACCACCAacagctcctcttcttcttcgactGCTCTTCGTTCTGTGGAGAGACCGAGGTCTCCGTTTTTGGCCATCAGGAGAAGCTTGGGCTGGCTGATGGCATCCAGGCTGAGGGCCAAGGTGGGGCCCTGCGACGCTGGTTCGGGCACGGCCACCGGCGTCGACGCCGAGGGTGCCGGCATTTACGGAAGCCAATCCCGCGATGATTTCAGCCGGTACGACGTCGAACAG TACTTCGAGCACATGGGAATGCTTGCGGCCGAGGGTTCGTACGATAAGATGGAAGCTCTCCTCGaccagaagattcaccctgtggaCATCTTGCTGATGGCGGCAGCGTCGGAGGGAGACAAGCCAAAGATAGAGGAGCTGCTGAGAGCAGGTGCGAAGTATGATGTCAGAGATGGCGAGGGAAGGACCGGTTTGGAGAGGGCAGCCGGAGACGAGATCAAGCAACTCATCCTTCAGCTCTCTGTGCGCAGACTATGA
- the LOC108951243 gene encoding glucan endo-1,3-beta-D-glucosidase-like — protein MAPAPVNLCLVLLLLLFLSSGGTIDTVDAQKTWCVAKPSTSDTALKDNIEYACSQVDCSVTERGKPCFYPDTLISHASVAMNLYYQSRGRNHWNCYFNNSAVTTVTDPSYGACKYA, from the exons ATGGCTCCAGCACCTGTGAACCTGTGTCTTGTTCTTCTGCTACTTCTCTTCCTTAGCTCTG GGGGAACTATCGACACAGTTGATGCCCAG AAAACATGGTGCGTGGCCAAACCTTCAACCAGTGATACAGCTCTGAAGGACAACATCGAGTACGCCTGTTCTCAGGTCGACTGTAGCGTGACTGAAAGGGGAAAGCCCTGCTTCTACCCTGACACACTGATCTCCCATGCCTCGGTGGCCATGAACCTCTACTATCAATCCCGGGGGAGGAACCACTGGAACTGCTACTTCAATAACTCTGCCGTCACCACGGTCACTGATCCAA GTTATGGAGCCTGCAAGTATGCTTAG